Genomic DNA from Klebsiella variicola:
CTGGCCGCAGAAACGCAACAGCAGCCCGCGGGACATTCTGATCAGTCTGCGGCTTAACTTTGCAGATTTTGCCACCGCTTTCACAGAAGTGATAGACTTTGTCCCTTACGAAGAAAATCTGAAACAACTGGCGCGCGAACGCTATAAAGCGTACCGCATGGCTGGTTTCAACCTGAACACGGCAACCTGGAAATAATGGAAAAGACATACAACCCACAAGATATCGAACAGCCGCTTTACGAGCACTGGGAAAAGCAGGGCTATTTCAAACCGAATGGTGATGAAAGCCAGGAGAGCTTCTGCATCATGATCCCGCCGCCGAACGTCACCGGCAGTTTGCATATGGGTCATGCCTTCCAGCAAACCATCATGGATACCATGATTCGCTACCAGCGCATGCAGGGCAAAAACACCCTGTGGCAGGCCGGTACCGACCACGCGGGTATCGCCACCCAGATGGTGGTTGAGCGTAAGATTGCCGCGGAAGAAGGGAAAACCCGTCACGACTACGGCCGCGATGCCTTCATCGACAAAATCTGGCAGTGGAAAGCAGAATCCGGCGGCACCATTACCCGCCAGATGCGCCGCCTCGGCAACTCCGTGGACTGGGAGCGCGAGCGCTTCACCATGGACGAGGGGCTTTCCAATGCCGTGAAAGAAGTCTTTGTTCGCCTGTACAAAGAAGATCTGATCTACCGCGGTAAACGCCTGGTTAACTGGGACCCGAAACTGCGCACCGCCATTTCCGACCTCGAAGTGGAAAACCGCGAATCGAAAGGTTCCATGTGGCACATCCGCTACCCGCTGGCCGATGGCGCGAAAACCGCTGACGGTAAAGATTACCTGGTGGTCGCCACCACCCGTCCGGAAACCCTGCTTGGCGATACCGGCGTGGCCGTTAACCCGGAAGATCCGCGTTACAAAGATTTGATTGGCAAATTCGTGGTGCTGCCGCTGGTTAACCGTCGCATCCCGATCGTGGGCGACGAACACGCCGACATGGAAAAAGGCACCGGCTGCGTGAAGATCACCCCGGCGCACGACTTTAACGACTACGAAGTGGGTCGTCGTCATCAGCTGCCGATGATCAACATCCTGACCTTTGACGGCGACATCCGCGAAAGCGCGGAAGTCTACGACACCAAAGGCAATGAATCCGACGTCTACTCCAGCGAGATCCCGGCGGAGTTCCAGAAACTGGAACGCTTCGCGGCGCGTAAAGCCGTCGTTGCGGCGGTTGACGCCCTCGGCCTGCTGGAAGAGATCAAACCGCACGATCTGACCGTCCCTTACGGCGATCGCGGCGGCGTGGTTATCGAACCGATGCTCACCGACCAGTGGTACGTGCGTGCGGACGTGCTGGCCAAGCCGGCGGTGGAAGCCGTTGAGAATGGCGACATTCAGTTCGTGCCGAAGCAGTACGAAAACATGTACTTCTCCTGGATGCGCGATATTCAGGACTGGTGTATCTCCCGTCAGCTGTGGTGGGGTCACCGCATCCCGGCATGGTATGACAACGACGGCAACGTCTACGTGGGCCGTAGCGAAGACGAAGTGCGTCAGGAAAACAACCTGAGCGCCGACGTTGCCCTGCGTCAGGATGAAGATGTTCTGGATACCTGGTTCTCTTCCGCGCTGTGGACCTTCTCCACCCTCGGCTGGCCGGAAAACACCGACGCCCTGCGTCAGTTCCACCCGACCAGCGTGATGGTGTCCGGCTTCGACATCATCTTCTTCTGGATCGCCCGCATGATCATGATGACCATGCACTTCATCAAAGATGAAAACGGCAAGCCGCAGGTACCGTTTAAGACCGTCTACATGACCGGTCTGATCCGCGATGACGAAGGCCAGAAGATGTCCAAATCCAAGGGTAACGTTATCGACCCGCTGGATATGGTTGACGGCATTACCCTGCCGGAGCTGCTGGAGAAACGTACCGGCAACATGATGCAGCCGCAGCTGGCGGAAAAAATCCGTAAGCGCACCGAGAAACAGTTCCCGAACGGCATCGAGCCGCACGGCACCGACGCCCTGCGTTTCACCCTGGCAGCGCTGGCCTCTACCGGCCGCGACATCAACTGGGATATGAAGCGTCTGGAAGGTTACCGTAACTTCTGTAACAAGCTGTGGAACGCCAGCCGCTTCGTACTGATGAATACCGAAGATCAGGATTGTGGCTTCAACGGCGGCGAAATGGTGCTCTCCCTGGCCGACCGCTGGATCCTCGCGGAATTCAACCACACCGTGAAAGCGTATCGCGAAGCGCTGGATAACTTCCGCTTCGATATCGCCGCCGGCATCCTGTACGAGTTCACCTGGAACCAGTTCTGCGACTGGTACCTGGAGCTGACCAAGCCGGTGATGAACGGTGGCAGCGAAGCAGAGCTGCGTGGGACGCGTCATACGCTGGTGATCGTGCTGGAAGGTCTGCTGCGCCTGGCGCATCCGATCATTCCATTCATCACCGAGACCATCTGGCAGCGCGTGAAAGCGATCTGCGGTATCACCGCCGACACCATCATGTTGCAGCCGTTCCCGCAGTACGATGCCTCTCAGGTGGATGACGCGGCGCTGGCCGATACCGAATGGCTGAAACAGGCGATCGTCGCCGTGCGTAACATCCGTGCGGAAATGAACATCGCCCCGGGCAAACCGCTGGAACTGCTGCTGCGCGGCTGCAGCAAAGAGGCCGAGCGTCGTGTGAACGACAACCGCAGCTTCCTGCTGAACCTGGCGCGTCTGGAAAGCATTACCGTGCTGCCTGCCGATGATAAAGGTCCGGTCTCCGTGACCAAGATTATCGACGGTGCCGAGCTGCTGATCCCGATGGCGGGCCTCATCAATAAAGAAGATGAGCTGGCGCGTCTGGCGAAAGAAGTGGCCAAAATCGAAGGTGAAATTGGCCGCATCGAAAGCAAGCTGTCCAACGAAGGTTTTGTCGCCCGCGCACCGGAAGCGGTGATCGCTAAAGAGCGCGAGAAGCTGGAAGGCTACGCGGAAGCGAAAGCGAAGCTGATTGAGCAGCAGGCGGTGATCGCCGCGCTGTGATCCTCCCGTCCCTTGCCACCCGGCAAGGGGCGTTTTTTTATGAAACATCCTCGCTTGCGCTTTCCCCTGTCGCGATGTTATTAACATCATCATTCGTCTTTTTTGGGTAATGAGTCATTGTATGAATACGAGCGTCCCCGCGGCGACGTTGCTGCGTCGCATTACGGCGGCAGACAATGCCGCCATCGCCAGGGTCATCCGCCAGGTCTCGGCTGAATATGGCCTGACCGCCGATAAAGGCTATACGGTCGCCGACCCGAATCTCGATGAACTGTATGAGCTGTACAGCCAGCCAGGCTCTGCCTATTGGGTGGTGGAGAAAGAGGGCGAAGTGGTTGGCGGCGGTGGCGTCGCGCCGCTCGCCTGCAGCGAGCCGGATATCTGCGAGTTACAGAAAATGTATTTTATGACCAGCGCGCGCGGTCAAGGGCTGGCGAAGAAGCTGGCGCTGCTGGCGCTGGACTACGCCCGCGAGCAGGGCTTTAAACGCTGCTATCTGGAAACTACCGCCTTCCTGACGGAGGCGATCGGCTTATATGAACATCTCGGCTTTGAGCACATTGACGGGCCGCTGGGTTGCACCGGCCACGTTGACTGTGAAGTGCGGATGCTGAAAACGCTGTAGCGCCTCGATATCGCAGGCGTCCCCGGTAGAGCTACGCTTACCGGGGCTACAGTTCGGTAGCCCGGCTAAGCGTAGCGCAAGCCGGGGTATGTCCCGGGTGGAACCCCTTGCACCTTACCCGTGCTCGCGGTGCCGTTTTTTTGTTGGGTGGCGGCTAACGCCTTACCCGACCTACGGCCCATACCATTGCGAGCTGAAGCTCTCAACGCTATCTCTTTCCCCAGGGCTACTGAAACTGCCGGTGTTAGTGGCTACCGGGGCTACAGGGCCCGAATACCGAGGGTTACGCCGCTACCGGCACACCGCTGTGAAAGCGGAACTCGGCCTCCGGCCTGAGGATCAGCGCCGCTTCCGCCTCGCCGAGCTGGCGCACCCGCTCGCTAATATCGTCTCCGGCAATCTTCTGCGCCAGATCCAGATAGTCCTGATAGTGACGCGCCTCGGAGCGCAGCAGCGACAGATAAAACTTCTGCAGATCGTCATCCAGCCACGGCGCCAGCGCCGCAAAGCGTTCGCAGGAGCGGGCCTCGATATAGGCGCCGCAGATCAACTTATCGATCAGCATCACCGGCTCGTGCGAACGCACCTCCCGCCGCATGCCGCGGGCATAGTTGCTGGCGGTGATTTTGACGTAGGGAATATCACGCGCCAGCATCATCTCCCGCACC
This window encodes:
- a CDS encoding valine--tRNA ligase, translating into MEKTYNPQDIEQPLYEHWEKQGYFKPNGDESQESFCIMIPPPNVTGSLHMGHAFQQTIMDTMIRYQRMQGKNTLWQAGTDHAGIATQMVVERKIAAEEGKTRHDYGRDAFIDKIWQWKAESGGTITRQMRRLGNSVDWERERFTMDEGLSNAVKEVFVRLYKEDLIYRGKRLVNWDPKLRTAISDLEVENRESKGSMWHIRYPLADGAKTADGKDYLVVATTRPETLLGDTGVAVNPEDPRYKDLIGKFVVLPLVNRRIPIVGDEHADMEKGTGCVKITPAHDFNDYEVGRRHQLPMINILTFDGDIRESAEVYDTKGNESDVYSSEIPAEFQKLERFAARKAVVAAVDALGLLEEIKPHDLTVPYGDRGGVVIEPMLTDQWYVRADVLAKPAVEAVENGDIQFVPKQYENMYFSWMRDIQDWCISRQLWWGHRIPAWYDNDGNVYVGRSEDEVRQENNLSADVALRQDEDVLDTWFSSALWTFSTLGWPENTDALRQFHPTSVMVSGFDIIFFWIARMIMMTMHFIKDENGKPQVPFKTVYMTGLIRDDEGQKMSKSKGNVIDPLDMVDGITLPELLEKRTGNMMQPQLAEKIRKRTEKQFPNGIEPHGTDALRFTLAALASTGRDINWDMKRLEGYRNFCNKLWNASRFVLMNTEDQDCGFNGGEMVLSLADRWILAEFNHTVKAYREALDNFRFDIAAGILYEFTWNQFCDWYLELTKPVMNGGSEAELRGTRHTLVIVLEGLLRLAHPIIPFITETIWQRVKAICGITADTIMLQPFPQYDASQVDDAALADTEWLKQAIVAVRNIRAEMNIAPGKPLELLLRGCSKEAERRVNDNRSFLLNLARLESITVLPADDKGPVSVTKIIDGAELLIPMAGLINKEDELARLAKEVAKIEGEIGRIESKLSNEGFVARAPEAVIAKEREKLEGYAEAKAKLIEQQAVIAAL
- a CDS encoding GNAT family N-acetyltransferase → MNTSVPAATLLRRITAADNAAIARVIRQVSAEYGLTADKGYTVADPNLDELYELYSQPGSAYWVVEKEGEVVGGGGVAPLACSEPDICELQKMYFMTSARGQGLAKKLALLALDYAREQGFKRCYLETTAFLTEAIGLYEHLGFEHIDGPLGCTGHVDCEVRMLKTL
- the miaE gene encoding tRNA isopentenyl-2-thiomethyl-A-37 hydroxylase MiaE, with the protein product MDYPQILSPIINFLHCPTPQAWIDEARKPENLPLLLTDHMVCELKAAQNAMLLVRRYVADKADADELLACLKPYEDFTYRWGPEPDFVALHKRINKSAMPQTDDPWGRQLLDSMILLIKEELHHFWQVREMMLARDIPYVKITASNYARGMRREVRSHEPVMLIDKLICGAYIEARSCERFAALAPWLDDDLQKFYLSLLRSEARHYQDYLDLAQKIAGDDISERVRQLGEAEAALILRPEAEFRFHSGVPVAA